In Pseudobacter ginsenosidimutans, the following are encoded in one genomic region:
- a CDS encoding glycoside hydrolase family 3 N-terminal domain-containing protein encodes MKKNILLMVLPFVAVPFFLQAQQASIYNEDWIDFNKNGKKDIYEDPKQPIESRITDLIGQMNTDEKTCQMVTLYGFGRVLKDELPTPQWKQSLWKDGIANIDEHLNSLPYNKKAVTQYSFPQSKHANAINTVQRWFVEETRLGIPVDFTNEGIHGLNHDHATLLPAPIAIGSTWNKELVYRAGKVVGREAAATGYTNVYAPILDLARDPRWGRVVECYGEDPFHIAELGKQMALGIQHQGVASTIKHFAAYSMPKGGRDGDARTDPHIAPRELHQLHLYPFRRVVQEAHVLGVMSSYNDYDGVPVSGSRYFLTDLLRQQYGFNGYVVSDSRAVEFLYKKHMVAGDYKEAIRQVVEAGLDVRTDFTKPEDYVLPLRELIREGRLSMQTIDQRVASVLRVKFKLGLFDHPFVSNPAAADTIVFDTEARAMQEQLSREVLVLLKNDNNTLPLDASRIKNILVTGPLAAETNHSISRYGPSNVHVISVLEGLQQYADNRFKVQYAKGCNITDPNWPESEILPTPITRSEQASIDEAVSLAKRSDAIVIALGEDEKMVGESKTRTGLDLPARQLQLLQAMQATGKPVILVLINGRPLSINWAQKYTPAIIEAWFPGATGGKAIAESIFGDYNPGGKLAVTFPKTTGQLELNFPYKPGSHAGQPGDGPNGYGKTAVNGPLYPFGHGLSYTQFAYSDLSISPDSLRAQSNITVQVTITNSGKRKGDEVVQLYLKDKISSVTQYETLLRGFERISLQPGESKTVSFYLRPDDLALLDKDMNWTVEPGEFEIQIGSSSTDIRLRKTFTVR; translated from the coding sequence GTGAAGAAAAATATTCTATTGATGGTACTGCCTTTTGTTGCAGTACCATTTTTTTTGCAGGCACAGCAAGCATCCATTTATAATGAGGACTGGATCGATTTCAATAAGAATGGAAAGAAAGATATTTATGAAGATCCCAAACAACCCATCGAAAGCAGGATTACCGACCTCATCGGACAGATGAATACCGATGAAAAGACCTGCCAGATGGTAACCCTCTATGGCTTTGGCAGGGTATTGAAAGATGAACTGCCCACGCCGCAATGGAAGCAGAGCCTCTGGAAAGATGGCATCGCCAATATCGATGAGCACCTGAACAGCCTCCCTTATAACAAGAAAGCCGTTACACAATATTCCTTTCCGCAAAGCAAACATGCCAATGCCATCAATACCGTGCAACGCTGGTTTGTGGAAGAAACGCGCTTAGGCATTCCCGTTGATTTTACCAATGAAGGTATTCATGGCCTCAATCACGATCATGCCACATTGCTGCCTGCGCCCATTGCCATTGGCAGCACCTGGAACAAAGAGCTGGTCTATCGCGCCGGTAAAGTGGTGGGCCGCGAAGCTGCCGCCACAGGCTATACCAACGTGTATGCCCCTATCCTGGACCTGGCCAGGGATCCGCGTTGGGGACGCGTGGTGGAATGCTATGGGGAAGATCCCTTCCATATTGCCGAGCTCGGTAAACAGATGGCGCTTGGTATCCAACATCAGGGAGTAGCCAGCACCATCAAGCATTTTGCCGCTTACAGCATGCCCAAGGGCGGCCGCGATGGCGATGCCAGAACAGATCCGCATATTGCTCCCCGTGAGCTGCACCAGCTACACCTCTACCCTTTCCGCCGCGTGGTGCAGGAAGCCCATGTACTGGGCGTGATGAGCAGCTACAACGATTATGATGGTGTGCCGGTTTCCGGCAGCCGCTATTTTCTCACGGATCTCCTCAGACAACAATATGGCTTCAATGGTTATGTTGTTTCAGATAGCCGCGCCGTTGAATTCCTCTACAAAAAACATATGGTGGCCGGTGATTACAAGGAAGCTATCCGCCAGGTAGTGGAAGCCGGATTGGATGTGCGTACCGATTTCACCAAACCTGAAGATTATGTACTTCCGCTCCGCGAACTGATCCGCGAAGGCAGGCTCTCCATGCAAACCATCGATCAGCGCGTAGCCAGCGTATTGCGTGTGAAATTCAAACTGGGATTATTCGATCATCCTTTTGTAAGCAATCCCGCCGCTGCAGACACCATCGTCTTCGATACCGAAGCCCGCGCCATGCAGGAACAGCTTTCAAGGGAAGTTCTGGTCTTGCTGAAAAACGACAACAATACATTGCCCCTGGATGCATCCAGAATAAAGAATATTCTCGTTACCGGGCCGCTTGCCGCTGAAACCAATCACAGTATCAGCCGCTATGGCCCATCCAATGTGCATGTGATCTCTGTACTGGAAGGCCTGCAGCAATATGCAGACAACCGTTTCAAGGTACAATACGCAAAAGGCTGCAACATCACCGATCCCAACTGGCCGGAGAGTGAGATACTGCCAACCCCCATTACTAGATCAGAACAGGCTTCTATCGATGAAGCTGTTTCGCTCGCAAAAAGATCTGATGCCATCGTGATTGCATTGGGAGAAGATGAGAAAATGGTGGGCGAAAGCAAAACCCGCACGGGGCTTGATCTTCCGGCCCGGCAGTTGCAATTGCTGCAAGCCATGCAAGCCACGGGAAAACCGGTGATCCTCGTATTGATCAATGGGCGTCCACTCAGTATCAACTGGGCACAGAAATATACGCCGGCCATTATCGAAGCCTGGTTCCCCGGCGCCACGGGAGGCAAAGCAATCGCAGAGAGCATTTTCGGTGATTACAATCCAGGCGGTAAACTGGCTGTGACCTTCCCCAAAACGACCGGACAACTGGAGCTGAACTTTCCCTATAAGCCCGGCTCGCATGCAGGTCAACCCGGCGACGGACCTAACGGTTATGGAAAAACGGCCGTGAATGGTCCGCTCTATCCGTTCGGGCATGGACTGAGCTATACACAATTCGCCTACAGTGATCTCAGCATAAGCCCGGATAGTCTGCGCGCGCAATCAAATATCACCGTTCAAGTCACCATCACCAATAGTGGAAAACGAAAAGGCGATGAAGTGGTGCAACTCTACCTGAAAGACAAGATCAGCAGCGTAACACAATATGAGACCCTGCTCCGTGGATTTGAACGTATCAGCCTGCAACCAGGAGAATCGAAAACGGTCAGCTTCTATCTCCGTCCGGATGACCTGGCCCTGTTGGATAAAGACATGAACTGGACTGTAGAGCCGGGAGAATTCGAAATTCAGATCGGCAGTTCCTCTACGGATATAAGGCTCAGGAAAACCTTCACGGTGAGATAG
- a CDS encoding glycoside hydrolase family 88/105 protein: MKRIALFCLALCCLSGAVMAQPKPSNAETESILRKVADNIIRSTSFKFVNGKTGETFTSTKGKDTSINVKAESKFNKWQYVNGVLAVGMVRMSEVLNDKTYSDYPRRNFNFIFDNLDYFKKQYDAGTTSVEYRPVFRMGSLDDCGSMAAGLIDVYAFDKRPDFLTYLNRVGHHIIDVQSKFPDGTLARNGPRKMTLWADDLYMSVPYLARMGKLTGDKKYFDFAIQQVKLYNKYIYDSTTGLYFHTFYNDENMNGVAHWGRCNGWVALAQVELLNNLPANHPERAELIRLLQRQILGYSRYQDLNGMWHQLIDKPDSYAEASVTAMFVYAAAKAVNEGWINKRFISIAQNGWEALAKKVTADGEVEDICIGTSVEEDIRYYYTRPKETNDTHGLGAFLMAGAEMVRAKDKLVDIGKRR; encoded by the coding sequence ATGAAACGAATTGCATTGTTCTGCCTCGCACTCTGCTGCCTTAGCGGCGCTGTTATGGCCCAACCCAAACCATCCAATGCTGAAACTGAAAGCATTTTGCGAAAGGTGGCAGACAATATCATCCGCAGCACCAGCTTTAAGTTTGTCAATGGCAAAACCGGTGAAACCTTCACCAGCACCAAAGGGAAAGACACCAGCATCAACGTGAAGGCTGAGAGCAAATTCAACAAGTGGCAATACGTGAATGGCGTGCTGGCCGTGGGCATGGTGCGCATGTCAGAAGTTCTTAACGATAAAACATACAGCGATTATCCCCGCAGGAATTTCAACTTCATATTCGATAACCTGGACTATTTCAAAAAGCAATATGATGCCGGCACCACCAGTGTTGAGTACCGTCCCGTGTTCCGGATGGGCTCGCTGGATGATTGCGGCTCCATGGCTGCCGGCCTCATCGATGTATATGCTTTCGATAAACGTCCTGATTTCCTCACCTACCTCAACCGTGTTGGCCATCATATCATCGATGTACAATCGAAATTCCCAGACGGCACACTGGCCCGCAACGGTCCCCGCAAGATGACACTCTGGGCAGACGATCTCTATATGAGCGTTCCCTATCTCGCGCGCATGGGCAAGCTCACAGGCGATAAGAAGTATTTTGATTTCGCCATCCAGCAGGTAAAACTCTACAACAAGTATATCTATGATTCCACCACAGGCCTTTACTTCCATACTTTCTACAACGATGAGAACATGAATGGTGTGGCACACTGGGGACGCTGCAACGGATGGGTTGCGCTGGCGCAGGTGGAACTGCTGAACAACCTGCCCGCCAATCACCCCGAAAGAGCAGAACTGATCCGCCTCCTGCAAAGACAGATCCTTGGCTACAGCCGCTACCAGGATCTCAATGGCATGTGGCATCAACTGATCGACAAACCAGATTCCTACGCAGAAGCATCCGTTACCGCCATGTTCGTGTATGCGGCAGCGAAAGCCGTGAATGAAGGATGGATCAACAAAAGATTCATCTCCATTGCACAGAACGGATGGGAAGCGCTCGCTAAAAAAGTAACGGCAGACGGCGAGGTGGAAGATATCTGCATCGGCACTTCAGTGGAAGAAGACATCAGGTATTACTACACAAGACCAAAAGAGACCAACGATACACATGGCCTCGGCGCCTTTCTCATGGCAGGAGCTGAAATGGTCCGCGCTAAAGATAAGCTGGTAGACATTGGCAAACGCCGCTAA
- a CDS encoding glucosidase family protein has translation MTKKQTIQLLVVSLLSPFALLAQPAPVTEQQDRWEIRSDGSITWQVNGRLPHNDHVEMSGEKVSLWLRYGVDAEGRPSLDRTMVFPTFRMLPVRTIASMTYNVTDNDLPRVLINDKLLRPGVYNASVMEALPEQVTSVRMLKGILSIESRVGKDKNLLLRRTIFPSAKKAMVVENWSFINLGNQPVKIEMEYLRREVKPAKERSTPAQHSFLVTTQNAGQITLQPNQEDIFSLMYQAITPGKSEEKYVLEEYSQRAKRVDEIQSKLQLETPDNLLNTAFNFAKLRATESIYLTKGGYMHGPGGLRYYAAIWANDQAEYVNPFFAFLGDDIGNKSAMNSYHWFAKYMNPEYKPIPSSIIAEGDAFWHGAKDRGDMAMIAYGAGRYALANGNVDSAKALWPLIGWCLEYLNRKINANGVVASNSDELENRFPAGDANLHTSILYYDALRSAGMLCKELKLPASQIKMYAAREKAIRANIEKHFGATVEGFKTYRYYAGNDTLRAWICGPLTVDIFDRKEGTIAALFSPRLWTEDGLASLAGNKTFWDRSTLYALRGVFAAGETQKALDFLQYYSRRRLLGEHVPYPVEAFPEGNQRHLSAESGLYCRIFTEGIFGMRPVGFNSFDCSPKLPAAWQEMALKNIHSFGHEFDLKVKRGEAGKLDVIVTENGKEKKYTVKEGGTVKVSL, from the coding sequence ATGACAAAAAAACAAACGATACAATTGCTTGTAGTTAGCCTGTTATCTCCTTTTGCCCTGCTGGCGCAACCGGCTCCTGTGACTGAACAGCAGGACAGGTGGGAGATCCGCTCCGATGGCAGCATTACCTGGCAGGTGAACGGACGTTTGCCGCACAACGATCATGTGGAAATGAGCGGAGAAAAAGTATCGCTCTGGTTAAGATATGGCGTGGATGCAGAAGGCCGTCCTTCACTGGATCGCACCATGGTATTCCCAACTTTCCGGATGTTGCCGGTAAGGACCATTGCCAGCATGACCTACAATGTAACCGACAATGATCTTCCCCGTGTATTGATCAATGATAAACTGCTGCGCCCCGGTGTGTACAATGCTTCCGTGATGGAAGCGCTTCCGGAACAAGTGACTTCCGTACGGATGCTGAAAGGTATTTTATCAATCGAAAGCAGGGTGGGGAAAGATAAGAACCTGCTGCTTCGCCGTACCATTTTCCCTTCCGCGAAAAAAGCGATGGTAGTAGAAAACTGGAGTTTCATCAATCTCGGCAACCAGCCTGTGAAAATTGAGATGGAATATTTGCGCAGGGAAGTGAAGCCTGCCAAAGAGCGCAGCACGCCGGCACAACATAGCTTTTTGGTGACCACGCAGAATGCCGGACAGATCACGCTGCAGCCAAACCAGGAAGATATTTTCAGCCTGATGTACCAGGCCATAACGCCAGGGAAATCGGAAGAGAAATATGTTCTGGAAGAATACAGTCAGCGTGCGAAAAGAGTGGATGAGATCCAATCCAAACTGCAACTGGAAACACCCGATAATCTTCTGAACACCGCTTTCAATTTTGCCAAGCTCCGCGCAACGGAAAGTATCTATCTCACCAAAGGCGGCTATATGCACGGTCCTGGCGGACTTCGCTACTATGCTGCTATCTGGGCCAATGATCAGGCAGAGTATGTGAATCCATTTTTCGCTTTTCTGGGAGATGATATCGGTAACAAATCCGCCATGAATTCCTATCACTGGTTTGCGAAATACATGAACCCGGAATACAAACCCATTCCCAGTTCCATCATTGCGGAAGGGGATGCTTTCTGGCATGGGGCAAAAGACAGGGGGGATATGGCGATGATAGCATATGGGGCTGGCCGTTATGCACTTGCCAATGGCAATGTTGATTCTGCCAAAGCACTCTGGCCGCTGATCGGGTGGTGCCTTGAATATCTCAACAGGAAGATCAATGCCAATGGAGTAGTGGCCAGTAATTCCGATGAACTGGAAAACCGGTTTCCTGCCGGCGATGCCAACCTGCATACCAGCATTCTCTATTATGACGCATTACGTTCTGCCGGGATGCTCTGTAAAGAACTCAAACTTCCCGCTTCGCAGATAAAAATGTATGCCGCGCGTGAAAAAGCGATCCGTGCCAATATCGAAAAACATTTCGGCGCCACCGTGGAAGGGTTCAAAACCTATCGCTACTATGCCGGCAACGATACACTCCGTGCCTGGATCTGCGGACCACTCACCGTGGATATATTCGACAGGAAGGAAGGCACTATCGCTGCACTGTTCTCTCCACGTCTCTGGACGGAAGATGGACTGGCTTCACTGGCAGGCAATAAAACATTCTGGGACCGATCCACGCTCTATGCGCTCCGTGGTGTATTTGCCGCCGGCGAAACACAGAAGGCGCTGGATTTTCTTCAATATTATTCCCGCAGGAGATTGCTCGGCGAGCATGTGCCTTATCCCGTGGAAGCCTTTCCGGAGGGGAATCAGCGGCATTTGTCTGCTGAAAGCGGATTGTATTGCCGCATATTCACCGAAGGGATCTTTGGTATGCGCCCTGTTGGATTCAATAGTTTCGATTGCAGCCCCAAGCTGCCTGCCGCCTGGCAGGAGATGGCATTGAAGAATATCCATTCTTTCGGTCATGAATTTGATCTGAAAGTAAAGAGGGGGGAAGCTGGTAAACTGGATGTGATCGTTACTGAAAATGGAAAAGAGAAAAAGTATACAGTTAAAGAAGGAGGCACTGTTAAGGTGAGTCTCTGA
- a CDS encoding SMP-30/gluconolactonase/LRE family protein, with the protein MRKFFLIAFILVSFAASAQQLEKLWETDTVIAIPESVLHVPKERIMYVSLIDGPGWAVDGKGGVGKMSPDGKQWDGNWITGLNAPKGLGLHGNRLYVADVTEIVIIDVKNGKIEKKISLDSAKALNDVTIDDKGIVYVSDSRTGLIWKLENDIATEYLADQKGVNGLRAVGTDLYIAAGKNFRKADANKNITEIAILPQGGDGVELVGNGDFIVTAWAGYIFYVHKDGKVDTMLETHQQKKNTADIGYDPVKKIVYVPTFNGKTVAAYQLK; encoded by the coding sequence ATGAGAAAGTTCTTCCTCATCGCCTTCATCCTTGTTTCTTTTGCCGCTTCGGCGCAACAACTGGAAAAGCTCTGGGAAACCGATACTGTTATCGCTATTCCTGAATCCGTATTGCATGTACCCAAAGAAAGGATCATGTATGTATCCCTGATAGACGGACCAGGCTGGGCAGTGGATGGAAAGGGCGGAGTAGGAAAGATGAGCCCCGACGGAAAACAATGGGACGGCAACTGGATCACAGGTCTGAATGCACCGAAAGGACTGGGCCTGCACGGCAACCGCCTCTATGTTGCAGACGTTACCGAGATCGTTATCATCGATGTAAAAAATGGAAAAATAGAAAAGAAGATCAGTCTGGACAGCGCCAAAGCACTCAATGATGTTACCATCGATGACAAAGGCATCGTATACGTTTCCGATTCCCGCACAGGACTGATATGGAAACTGGAAAACGATATCGCCACCGAATACCTTGCCGATCAGAAAGGCGTGAACGGACTGAGAGCCGTGGGAACCGACCTCTACATCGCAGCAGGAAAGAATTTCAGGAAAGCAGATGCCAATAAGAACATCACTGAGATTGCCATATTGCCCCAGGGCGGAGATGGCGTGGAGCTCGTTGGCAACGGCGACTTTATTGTTACCGCATGGGCAGGTTATATTTTCTATGTACACAAAGATGGGAAAGTAGACACCATGCTGGAAACGCACCAGCAAAAGAAAAATACTGCAGATATCGGTTATGACCCCGTGAAGAAGATCGTTTACGTACCAACATTCAACGGAAAGACCGTTGCCGCTTATCAACTGAAATAA
- a CDS encoding LacI family DNA-binding transcriptional regulator, translating into MATVDLKRLAKELNLAVSTVSRALRDSYEISAETKQRVFELARKLNYVPNPYASSLRKHKSKTIAVVIPEIANNFFALAINGIESIAQEKGYHVLIYLTHEQYARELSISRHLQSGRVDGLLVSLSGETNNYDHLQELKQTGVPIVFFDRICESLNSARVITNDFESGMKAADHLIERGCRRIAYLSISHNLSIANKRMDGYIRAHEKHGLPFDPKLVLQCSANDNDGNYKAILNLLKKKNRPDGIFASVEKLAILSYQACDELKLRIPEDVKVLGFSNLETAAWLNPSLTTITQPAFEIGKEAAALLFKTIEKKSMNFSEEKLVLNSTLIVRNSTK; encoded by the coding sequence ATGGCAACCGTAGATCTGAAAAGGCTGGCTAAGGAACTGAACCTGGCGGTATCCACCGTCAGCCGTGCATTGCGTGATAGTTATGAGATCAGTGCAGAAACCAAACAAAGGGTTTTTGAACTGGCGCGTAAGCTCAATTACGTGCCCAACCCCTATGCCAGCAGTCTGCGGAAACACAAGAGCAAGACCATCGCGGTGGTGATCCCCGAGATCGCCAATAATTTCTTCGCCCTTGCCATCAATGGCATCGAAAGCATCGCACAGGAAAAAGGCTATCATGTACTGATCTATCTTACCCACGAGCAATACGCAAGGGAACTGAGCATCTCACGTCACCTGCAAAGCGGCAGGGTGGATGGATTGCTGGTGAGCCTGTCCGGAGAGACTAACAACTATGATCACCTGCAGGAACTGAAACAGACCGGCGTTCCCATCGTGTTCTTCGACAGGATCTGCGAAAGCCTCAACAGTGCCAGGGTGATCACCAATGATTTCGAGAGTGGCATGAAAGCCGCTGACCACCTCATCGAGCGGGGATGCAGGCGCATCGCTTATCTTTCCATTTCCCATAATCTCAGTATCGCCAATAAAAGAATGGACGGTTATATCAGGGCGCATGAAAAACACGGGCTTCCTTTCGATCCAAAACTGGTACTGCAATGCAGCGCCAATGATAATGATGGAAATTACAAAGCCATTCTCAACCTGCTGAAAAAGAAGAACAGGCCCGATGGTATTTTCGCTTCAGTTGAAAAGCTCGCTATCCTGAGCTATCAGGCCTGCGATGAACTGAAACTGAGGATACCGGAAGATGTGAAAGTATTGGGCTTCTCCAACCTGGAAACAGCGGCCTGGCTGAATCCTTCACTCACTACCATTACACAGCCTGCTTTCGAGATAGGAAAAGAAGCGGCTGCTTTATTGTTCAAGACAATAGAAAAAAAGAGCATGAATTTCTCGGAAGAAAAACTCGTGCTCAATTCCACTTTAATTGTGCGTAATTCAACAAAATAG
- a CDS encoding alkene reductase, with the protein MKMLLSPFQKNGLHLRNHMVMSPMTRSRAKDYLPNALMAEYYAQRATAGLIITEGTAPSAEGLGYYKTPGIYSPEQVEGWKQVTRAVHEKGGSIFVQLMHTGQINTIRNLPAGAKRIHVTGIHQGNTITPLSTTGIKQLIDEFAKASENAMEAGFNGVELHGAHGYLLEQFLNPLINTRKDAYGGNFVNRSRFVLETAAATIDAIGKERTGIRLSPFATINDMPVYDKEEVHNTYVHLAKELDKLGLIYLHISLNAIIPPATLTAIREAFSGILILANGQTAESAETLLQSKAADLVAFGKSFLANPDLVERFNQNTSLNAPNFKTMYGGGAEGYTDYPFIGELEN; encoded by the coding sequence ATGAAAATGCTGTTGTCGCCCTTTCAGAAAAATGGCCTGCATCTCCGCAATCATATGGTAATGTCCCCCATGACGCGTTCCAGGGCCAAAGACTATCTGCCCAATGCATTGATGGCCGAATATTACGCGCAGCGGGCAACAGCAGGGCTGATCATCACGGAAGGGACTGCTCCATCTGCTGAAGGACTGGGATATTACAAAACACCCGGCATCTACAGCCCGGAACAGGTGGAAGGCTGGAAGCAGGTTACCAGGGCTGTTCATGAAAAAGGCGGCTCCATTTTCGTTCAGCTTATGCATACCGGCCAGATCAATACGATCCGCAATCTGCCGGCAGGTGCAAAGCGGATACATGTAACCGGTATTCACCAGGGAAATACCATCACCCCACTTTCAACAACAGGAATAAAACAATTGATAGATGAATTTGCAAAGGCTTCAGAGAACGCTATGGAAGCTGGTTTCAATGGAGTGGAATTGCATGGCGCTCATGGATACCTGTTAGAACAATTCCTGAACCCACTGATCAATACCCGCAAAGATGCCTATGGCGGTAATTTTGTCAACCGTTCCAGGTTTGTTTTGGAAACAGCAGCAGCTACTATCGATGCCATCGGGAAAGAAAGGACCGGTATCCGCCTCTCACCTTTCGCCACCATCAACGACATGCCTGTTTATGACAAGGAGGAAGTGCACAACACCTATGTGCATCTCGCCAAAGAACTGGACAAACTCGGGCTGATCTATCTTCATATTTCCCTTAACGCAATTATTCCTCCTGCAACACTGACTGCTATCCGCGAAGCATTCAGTGGTATCCTCATCCTCGCGAATGGACAAACCGCTGAGTCAGCAGAAACATTGCTGCAATCGAAAGCTGCGGACCTGGTGGCATTCGGAAAATCATTCCTGGCCAATCCTGACCTGGTGGAACGATTCAATCAAAACACTTCATTGAACGCACCGAATTTCAAAACGATGTATGGCGGCGGTGCAGAGGGGTATACTGATTATCCTTTTATTGGAGAATTGGAAAACTAG
- a CDS encoding glycoside hydrolase family 88/105 protein, whose product MRKSIFKYMLIICVGACAAFNASAQGKEETDLKNWPKGSSPKEIGKKVAELFVVTPHPNFGRTTPPARITYPEICAWYGSLTFAKASKDKELTKKLAVRFEPLFGKEDTLVPLPDHVDHTVFGAVPFELYMQTKEPRYLAMGKHFADKQWGPPEGFRVKPESHVYHAKGLTWQTRMWIDDMFMITAVQSQAYRATGNKVYIERAAREMVVYLDSLQKPNGLFYHAPDVPFYWSRGNGWMAVGMAELLRSLPKDNPNRERIMQGYKTMMASLLKYQAPNGTWRQLIDGEDSWNETSGTGMFAFAMITGVKEGWLSDPAYKAAARKAWLGLVSYLNEKGEITEVCEGTNKKNDRQYYLDRKRITGDMHGQAPVLWCATALLR is encoded by the coding sequence ATGCGAAAAAGTATTTTTAAATACATGCTGATCATTTGCGTGGGCGCATGCGCTGCTTTCAATGCAAGCGCACAGGGCAAAGAAGAAACGGATCTGAAGAACTGGCCGAAAGGGAGCTCTCCGAAAGAGATCGGAAAGAAAGTGGCGGAACTATTTGTTGTTACGCCTCATCCGAATTTCGGTCGAACTACTCCTCCGGCCAGGATCACCTACCCTGAGATCTGCGCCTGGTATGGTTCGCTCACCTTCGCAAAAGCAAGCAAGGATAAAGAGCTCACCAAAAAGCTCGCAGTCCGTTTCGAGCCATTGTTCGGAAAGGAAGATACACTGGTGCCTTTGCCGGACCATGTGGACCATACCGTGTTTGGTGCTGTGCCATTTGAACTGTACATGCAAACCAAAGAGCCGCGCTATCTCGCCATGGGTAAGCATTTTGCTGACAAGCAATGGGGACCGCCCGAAGGATTCAGGGTAAAACCGGAGAGCCATGTTTATCATGCAAAAGGCCTCACCTGGCAAACGCGTATGTGGATAGACGATATGTTCATGATCACCGCTGTTCAAAGTCAGGCCTATCGGGCTACAGGCAATAAAGTATATATCGAAAGAGCTGCAAGGGAAATGGTAGTGTACCTGGATTCTTTGCAAAAGCCAAATGGCCTCTTCTATCATGCTCCCGATGTTCCTTTCTACTGGAGCCGTGGCAACGGCTGGATGGCTGTAGGCATGGCGGAGTTGTTGCGCTCATTGCCGAAAGACAATCCCAATCGTGAGCGCATCATGCAGGGGTACAAGACCATGATGGCTTCCCTGCTCAAATACCAGGCGCCCAATGGGACCTGGAGGCAATTGATAGACGGCGAGGACTCCTGGAATGAAACTTCCGGAACAGGTATGTTCGCTTTTGCCATGATCACCGGTGTGAAAGAAGGCTGGCTCTCAGACCCCGCTTACAAGGCTGCGGCCCGCAAAGCCTGGCTGGGGCTCGTCAGTTATCTCAATGAAAAAGGAGAGATCACCGAAGTATGCGAAGGCACCAATAAGAAGAACGACCGTCAATACTATCTGGACCGTAAAAGGATCACAGGCGATATGCACGGACAGGCGCCGGTTCTCTGGTGCGCTACGGCATTGCTCAGATAG